The following proteins are co-located in the Poecile atricapillus isolate bPoeAtr1 chromosome 2, bPoeAtr1.hap1, whole genome shotgun sequence genome:
- the NKTR gene encoding NK-tumor recognition protein isoform X3 — MGVQDRPQCFFEIEINREPVGRIMFQLFSDICPKTCKNFLCLCSGEKGIGKTTGKKLCYKGTTFHRVVKNFMIQGGDFSEGNGKGGESIYGGYFKDENFILKHDRAFLLSMANRGKHTNGSQFFITTKPAPHLDGVHVVFGLVISGFEVIEQIENLKTDTASRPYADVRVIDCGVLVTRSAKDALEKKKKVCSDSEASESSSSASSSTESSSESEAENERSRRRKRKRRAKTKQSRKRRKEERKKEDPRCKRTSSQRRSLSDKSDVADKVDLSTKRDKPVVRPEEIPPVPENRFLLRRDVPVVNVEPEPKLLDAAPVLTDQKPSVSKSGRKIKGRGTIRYHTPPRSRSCSESDEEESSETPPHWKEEMQRLRTYRAPSGEKWSKGDKLSDPCTSRWDERSASRRSRSWSHNGYADLSTVRYSSHHKKHRKEKKKVKHKKKSKKQKHFKKHKQTKKKKTSASSDVESSHSFHRRTKSSCDRERKSRSSSLSSRRSSRRDWSKSDKEDQSLSSLSSRGSRSYYRSRSRSRSKSRSYSRRSSRSRSASKSSRSRSRSRSSSNPRQQKTVPNSPRNISARLNDTKLTKTAEPVRAVILPSDKVIVPPVVPENLPVIPLSDSPPPSRWKPGQKPWKPSYERIQEMKAKTTHLIPTQTNYNLVVVKEANTSSSYRKQERSSESDRSGYSKGRSDRSSESWPRSRSRSSRSRSYSRSYSRSRSPSSSRTKSPSSGRSPSPSKYRSDRSGYSESTSDYSLSDEDRHRNKRKSTSSDPKARGLKLRQETSSESTLPYKHPEDYDESSQGLKESDSLSSSDFSSDSERSAKAKAVQEKEGRFPLEGNAEKQDKNSLSSERGEEKGKGERDSDHSKKKAAKEKCSEQPRGGAKTKRKSYSGSKWDSESNSERGEAKHNRGDSRPSSGKEEGEATSGSDTELSVTKRIKKQSNSSEGFLGSDCAWKTSKQLSSSESESSCSSSAGTRGKSKKHKHGLKKTPKKSHSKKAKEKSKGKKEKKHKVQKRKEMFHWQPPLEFGEEEDDEINEKPVTKDDKKEKQLSRDIKDKKQVYEKDEIFTDKIGNGEKSCVNENLLDKNTTCGASPDHSNLNKEPIETSTSTGILNSGINVAACKSEIKQENNQNGLEDVIQTDDNMEICTPDRNSPGKVDVDVLSPVILTAKPLSTGVKKELQVEPPEQDAVKLGNNIRDFINIKEEKETGRQENNSAPVSGAKDCGLKSEISENTPSNMIDNKWKPLQGVGNLKPAAISTTTEVKNVASAPEPKPAGLRIEIKAKNKVRPGSLFDEVRKTARLNRRPRNQESSSEEESPSRDDNSPSRSLSRSRSKSESKSRHRTRSISYSHSRSRSRSSTYSYRSRSYSRSRSRGWYSRDRSRSRSSSYHSYKSRSRSYSRSRSRSSSYGHHSRSRSYTYDSYYSRSRSRSKRSDSYRRSRSYDRRSRSYGSDSDSDRSYSNNRSPSESSRYS; from the exons ATGGGGGTGCAGGACCGGCCCCAGTGCTTCTTCGAGATAGAGATCAACAGGGAGCCAG tTGGTCGAATTATGTTTCAGCTCTTCTCAGACATTTGTCCGAAGACTTGTAAAAACTTCCTTTGCTTGTGCTCGG GTGAAAAAGGAATTGGCAAAACAACTGGAAAGAAGCTGTGCTACAAAGGCACCACATTCCATCGTGTGGTTAAAAACTTCATGATTCAGGGTGGGGACTTCAGCGAAG GTAATGGAAAAGGAGGTGAATCTATTTATGGTGGCTATTTCAAAG ATGAAAACTTTATTCTCAAACATGACAGAGCGTTCCTTTTGTCAATGGCAAACCGAGGGAAACATACCAATGGTTCCCAATTTTTCAT aacaacaaaaccTGCTCCTCATCTTGATGG TGTGCACGTTGTCTTTGGACTGGTTATTTCTGGGTTTGAAGTCATAGAACAGATAGAAAATCTCAAAACCGATACTGCGAGCAGGCCCTACGCAGACGTCCGAGTCATTGACTGCGGGGTGCTGGTCACCAGATCAGCTAAAGATG CTttggagaagaagaagaaagtttGCTCTGACTCAGAAGCCTCAGAGTCCTCCTCCAGTGCATCCAGCTCTACAGAATCCTCATCTGAGAGTGAGGCTGAGAAcgaaaggagcaggaggagaaagCGAAAAAGAAGAGCTAAAACCAAACAGTCCAGGAAAcgaaggaaggaggagaggaagaaagaggatCCAAGGTGCAAGCGAACCTCAAGCCAAAGACG CAGCCTTTCAGACAAGAGCGATGTCGCAGACAAAGTCGACCTTAGCACAAAGCGGGACAAGCCCGTGGTACGTCCTGAAGAAATTCCCCCAGTGcctgaaaatagatttttgctCAGAAGAGATGTGCCTGTTGTCAATGTAGAGCCTGAACC GAAGCTTCTTGATGCTGCACCAGTTCTGACTGACCAGAAACCATCAGTCTCTAAATCTGGACgaaaaattaaaggaagagGCACAATA CGCTATCACACCCCGCCACGGTCCCGCTCCTGCTCCGAGTCCGACGAGGAGGAGAGCagcgagacccctccccactgGAAGGAGGAGATGCAGAGGCTGCGGACGTACCGAGCACCCAGCGGGGAGAAATGGAGCAAAGGAGACAA gttGAGTGACCCCTGTACAAGCAGATGGGATGAGAGAAGCGCATCCCGGAGATCCAGGTCATGGTCCCATAACGGTTATGCTGATCTAAGCACTGTGAGATACTCCAGCCATCACAAGAAGCacaggaaagagaagaagaaggtgaagcataaaaagaaatctaaaaagcAGAAGCATTTCAAGAAGCACAAGCAAAcgaagaaaaagaaaacttcagccTCGTCAGATGTAGAATCCTCTCATTCCTTCCACAGGAGGACAAAATCATCTTGTGATCGTGAGAGGAAATCTCGTTCTTCCTCATTGTCTTCCAGACGTTCATCCAGGAGAGACTGGTCTAAATCTGATAAAGAAGACCAGAGCTTGTCGTCTTTATCGAGCAGAGGGTCTCGATCATACTACAGGTCCAGATCCAGGTCTAGATCTAAATCAAGATCTTACTCCAGAAGAAGTTCTAGATCAAGATCAGCCTCTAAATCATCGCGATCTCGAAGTAGGTCACGGTCAAGTTCTAACCCCAGGCAGCAAAAGACTGTTCCCAATTCTCCACGAAATATTTCGGCACGGTTAAACGACACTAAGTTGACCAAGACTGCTGAGCCTGTCCGAGCAGTGATACTGCCCAGTGACAAGGTCATCGTGCCACCGGTTGTCCCAGAAAACCTCCCTGTCATACCCTTAAGTGACAGCCCCCCACCTTCAAGGTGGAAACCTGGGCAGAAACCTTGGAAGCCATCATATGAGCGAATTCAGGAGATGAAAGCTAAAACAACCCACTTAATTCCCACCCAAACTAATTACAATTTGGTGGTCGTTAAAGAGGCCAACACTTCTTCCTCCTACCgcaagcaggagaggagctccGAGAGCGATCGGAGCGGTTATTCCAAAGGCCGCAGCGACAGGAGCTCGGAGAGCTGGCCGAGGTCCAGGAGCAGGTCCTCTCGAAGCCGGTCATACTCCAGATCTTACTCAAGGTCTAGAAGCCCATCGAGCTCAAGGACAAAATCTCCTTCTTCTGGCAGGTCACCGTCCCCGAGTAAATACCGCAGTGACAGGTCGGGCTACAGCGAGTCCACATCCGACTATTCCCTCAGCGATGAGGACAGGCACAGGAACAAAAGGAAATCCACATCCAGCGATCCCAAAGCTCGGGGGCTCAAACTGAGGCAGGAAACGAGCTCTGAAAGCACTTTGCCTTACAAACATCCAGAGGACTACGACGAGTCTTCCCAGGGGTTGAAGGAGAGTGATAGTTTGTCATCTTCAGACTTCTCCTCCGACAGCGAGCGCTCTGCCAAAGCCAAAGCGGTCCAAGAAAAAGAAGGCCGCTTTCCATTAGAAGGGAATGCTGAGAAACAGGATAAAAACAGCTTAAGTTCTgagagaggggaggagaaaggcAAGGGTGAGCGGGATTCTGATCACTCTAAAAAGAAAGCAGCTAAGGAGAAATGCTCGGAGCAGCCCAGAGGTGGTGCAAAAACAAAACGCAAATCCTACTCAGGTAGCAAATGGGACTCAGAGTCAAATTCTGAAAGAGGAGAGGCAAAACATAATAGGGGGGATTCCAGACCCTCCTCtgggaaagaagaaggagagGCCACCTCAGGGTCTGACACGGAGCTTAGTGTTaccaaaaggataaaaaaacaATCCAATTCCTCGGAGGGCTTTTTGGGTTCTGACTGCGCGTGGAAGACAAGCAAACAGTTGTCATCTTCTGAATCTGAGAGTTCTTGTTCCAGCTCAGCAGGCACTCGAGGCAAgtcaaaaaaacacaaacatggGTTGAAAAAGACTCCTAAAAAATCACATTccaaaaaggcaaaagaaaaatcGAAAggcaaaaaggagaaaaaacacaaagtccaaaaaagaaaagaaatgtttcattgGCAGCCCCCACTTGAGTTCGGGGAAGAAGAGGACGATGAGATAAATGAAAAGCCGGTTACCAAGgatgataaaaaagaaaagcagcttaGCAGGGACATAAAGGATAAAAAACAAGTTTATGAAAAGGATGAAATATTCACAGATAAAATAGGAAATGGTGAAAAGTCGTGTGTGAATGAAAACCTTTTAGATAAAAACACCACATGTGGGGCCTCGCCAGATCACAGCAACCTTAATAAAGAGCCTATTGAAACAAGCACTTCAACTGGTATTTTAAACTCAGGAATAAACGTGGCTGCCTGCAAGAGTGAgattaaacaagaaaataacCAGAATGGGCTGGAAGATGTTATTCAGACAGATGACAACATGGAGATTTGTACTCCGGATCGTAACTCGCCAGGGAAGGTGGATGTGGATGTTTTGTCTCCTGTCATTCTCACTGCTAAACCTTTAAGTACCGGTGTAAAAAAAGAGTTACAGGTTGAGCCTCCTGAGCAAGATGCTGTCAAACTGGGAAACAACATAAGAGactttattaatattaaagaggaaaaagaaactggAAGGCAAGAAAATAACTCTGCCCCTGTGTCTGGTGCTAAAGACTGTGgtttaaaaagtgaaatttctGAAAACACACCAAGCAATATGATAGACAATAAATGGAAGCCTTTGCAAGGTGTTGGTAACTTAAAACCAGCAGCAATTAGTACGACCACAGAGGTTAAAAATGTAGCATCAGCACCAGAGCCTAAACCAGCAGGTTTAAGAATtgaaataaaggcaaaaaataaagtaaGGCCTGGGTCTCTTTTTGATGAAGTGAGGAAAACAGCCCGGCTAAATCGTCGGCCGAGGAACCAAGAAAGTTCCAGTGAGGAGGAATCTCCAAGCAGAGATGACAACAGCCCTTCCAGGAGTCTCAGCAGGTCACGAAGTAAATCTGAGTCTAAATCCAGACACAGAACAAGGTCCATATCCTACAGTCACTCGAGAAGTCGATCCCGAAGTTCTACATACTCATATAG GTCCAGGAGCTACTCGAGGAGCCGGAGCCGGGGCTGGTACAGCAGGGATCGCTCCAGGAGCCGGAGCAGTTCCTACCACAGCTACAAGAGCCGTAG TCGGAGCTACAGCAGGAGCCGATCCAGGAGCAGTTCCTATGGTCACCACAGTCGATCCAG GTCCTACACCTATGACAGTTACTACAGCAGGAGTCGGAGCAGGAGCAAGAGGAGCGACAGCTACCGGAGATCTCGGAGCTACGACCGGAGATCCAG gTCCTACGGCTCCGACAGCGACAGCGATCGCAGCTACTCCAACAACAGGAGCCCCAGTGAGAGCAGCAGATACAGCTGA
- the NKTR gene encoding NK-tumor recognition protein isoform X7 — MANRGKHTNGSQFFITTKPAPHLDGVHVVFGLVISGFEVIEQIENLKTDTASRPYADVRVIDCGVLVTRSAKDALEKKKKVCSDSEASESSSSASSSTESSSESEAENERSRRRKRKRRAKTKQSRKRRKEERKKEDPRCKRTSSQRRSLSDKSDVADKVDLSTKRDKPVVRPEEIPPVPENRFLLRRDVPVVNVEPEPKLLDAAPVLTDQKPSVSKSGRKIKGRGTIRYHTPPRSRSCSESDEEESSETPPHWKEEMQRLRTYRAPSGEKWSKGDKLSDPCTSRWDERSASRRSRSWSHNGYADLSTVRYSSHHKKHRKEKKKVKHKKKSKKQKHFKKHKQTKKKKTSASSDVESSHSFHRRTKSSCDRERKSRSSSLSSRRSSRRDWSKSDKEDQSLSSLSSRGSRSYYRSRSRSRSKSRSYSRRSSRSRSASKSSRSRSRSRSSSNPRQQKTVPNSPRNISARLNDTKLTKTAEPVRAVILPSDKVIVPPVVPENLPVIPLSDSPPPSRWKPGQKPWKPSYERIQEMKAKTTHLIPTQTNYNLVVVKEANTSSSYRKQERSSESDRSGYSKGRSDRSSESWPRSRSRSSRSRSYSRSYSRSRSPSSSRTKSPSSGRSPSPSKYRSDRSGYSESTSDYSLSDEDRHRNKRKSTSSDPKARGLKLRQETSSESTLPYKHPEDYDESSQGLKESDSLSSSDFSSDSERSAKAKAVQEKEGRFPLEGNAEKQDKNSLSSERGEEKGKGERDSDHSKKKAAKEKCSEQPRGGAKTKRKSYSGSKWDSESNSERGEAKHNRGDSRPSSGKEEGEATSGSDTELSVTKRIKKQSNSSEGFLGSDCAWKTSKQLSSSESESSCSSSAGTRGKSKKHKHGLKKTPKKSHSKKAKEKSKGKKEKKHKVQKRKEMFHWQPPLEFGEEEDDEINEKPVTKDDKKEKQLSRDIKDKKQVYEKDEIFTDKIGNGEKSCVNENLLDKNTTCGASPDHSNLNKEPIETSTSTGILNSGINVAACKSEIKQENNQNGLEDVIQTDDNMEICTPDRNSPGKVDVDVLSPVILTAKPLSTGVKKELQVEPPEQDAVKLGNNIRDFINIKEEKETGRQENNSAPVSGAKDCGLKSEISENTPSNMIDNKWKPLQGVGNLKPAAISTTTEVKNVASAPEPKPAGLRIEIKAKNKVRPGSLFDEVRKTARLNRRPRNQESSSEEESPSRDDNSPSRSLSRSRSKSESKSRHRTRSISYSHSRSRSRSSTYSYRSRSYSRSRSRGWYSRDRSRSRSSSYHSYKSRSRSYSRSRSRSSSYGHHSRSSRSYTYDSYYSRSRSRSKRSDSYRRSRSYDRRSRSYGSDSDSDRSYSNNRSPSESSRYS; from the exons ATGGCAAACCGAGGGAAACATACCAATGGTTCCCAATTTTTCAT aacaacaaaaccTGCTCCTCATCTTGATGG TGTGCACGTTGTCTTTGGACTGGTTATTTCTGGGTTTGAAGTCATAGAACAGATAGAAAATCTCAAAACCGATACTGCGAGCAGGCCCTACGCAGACGTCCGAGTCATTGACTGCGGGGTGCTGGTCACCAGATCAGCTAAAGATG CTttggagaagaagaagaaagtttGCTCTGACTCAGAAGCCTCAGAGTCCTCCTCCAGTGCATCCAGCTCTACAGAATCCTCATCTGAGAGTGAGGCTGAGAAcgaaaggagcaggaggagaaagCGAAAAAGAAGAGCTAAAACCAAACAGTCCAGGAAAcgaaggaaggaggagaggaagaaagaggatCCAAGGTGCAAGCGAACCTCAAGCCAAAGACG CAGCCTTTCAGACAAGAGCGATGTCGCAGACAAAGTCGACCTTAGCACAAAGCGGGACAAGCCCGTGGTACGTCCTGAAGAAATTCCCCCAGTGcctgaaaatagatttttgctCAGAAGAGATGTGCCTGTTGTCAATGTAGAGCCTGAACC GAAGCTTCTTGATGCTGCACCAGTTCTGACTGACCAGAAACCATCAGTCTCTAAATCTGGACgaaaaattaaaggaagagGCACAATA CGCTATCACACCCCGCCACGGTCCCGCTCCTGCTCCGAGTCCGACGAGGAGGAGAGCagcgagacccctccccactgGAAGGAGGAGATGCAGAGGCTGCGGACGTACCGAGCACCCAGCGGGGAGAAATGGAGCAAAGGAGACAA gttGAGTGACCCCTGTACAAGCAGATGGGATGAGAGAAGCGCATCCCGGAGATCCAGGTCATGGTCCCATAACGGTTATGCTGATCTAAGCACTGTGAGATACTCCAGCCATCACAAGAAGCacaggaaagagaagaagaaggtgaagcataaaaagaaatctaaaaagcAGAAGCATTTCAAGAAGCACAAGCAAAcgaagaaaaagaaaacttcagccTCGTCAGATGTAGAATCCTCTCATTCCTTCCACAGGAGGACAAAATCATCTTGTGATCGTGAGAGGAAATCTCGTTCTTCCTCATTGTCTTCCAGACGTTCATCCAGGAGAGACTGGTCTAAATCTGATAAAGAAGACCAGAGCTTGTCGTCTTTATCGAGCAGAGGGTCTCGATCATACTACAGGTCCAGATCCAGGTCTAGATCTAAATCAAGATCTTACTCCAGAAGAAGTTCTAGATCAAGATCAGCCTCTAAATCATCGCGATCTCGAAGTAGGTCACGGTCAAGTTCTAACCCCAGGCAGCAAAAGACTGTTCCCAATTCTCCACGAAATATTTCGGCACGGTTAAACGACACTAAGTTGACCAAGACTGCTGAGCCTGTCCGAGCAGTGATACTGCCCAGTGACAAGGTCATCGTGCCACCGGTTGTCCCAGAAAACCTCCCTGTCATACCCTTAAGTGACAGCCCCCCACCTTCAAGGTGGAAACCTGGGCAGAAACCTTGGAAGCCATCATATGAGCGAATTCAGGAGATGAAAGCTAAAACAACCCACTTAATTCCCACCCAAACTAATTACAATTTGGTGGTCGTTAAAGAGGCCAACACTTCTTCCTCCTACCgcaagcaggagaggagctccGAGAGCGATCGGAGCGGTTATTCCAAAGGCCGCAGCGACAGGAGCTCGGAGAGCTGGCCGAGGTCCAGGAGCAGGTCCTCTCGAAGCCGGTCATACTCCAGATCTTACTCAAGGTCTAGAAGCCCATCGAGCTCAAGGACAAAATCTCCTTCTTCTGGCAGGTCACCGTCCCCGAGTAAATACCGCAGTGACAGGTCGGGCTACAGCGAGTCCACATCCGACTATTCCCTCAGCGATGAGGACAGGCACAGGAACAAAAGGAAATCCACATCCAGCGATCCCAAAGCTCGGGGGCTCAAACTGAGGCAGGAAACGAGCTCTGAAAGCACTTTGCCTTACAAACATCCAGAGGACTACGACGAGTCTTCCCAGGGGTTGAAGGAGAGTGATAGTTTGTCATCTTCAGACTTCTCCTCCGACAGCGAGCGCTCTGCCAAAGCCAAAGCGGTCCAAGAAAAAGAAGGCCGCTTTCCATTAGAAGGGAATGCTGAGAAACAGGATAAAAACAGCTTAAGTTCTgagagaggggaggagaaaggcAAGGGTGAGCGGGATTCTGATCACTCTAAAAAGAAAGCAGCTAAGGAGAAATGCTCGGAGCAGCCCAGAGGTGGTGCAAAAACAAAACGCAAATCCTACTCAGGTAGCAAATGGGACTCAGAGTCAAATTCTGAAAGAGGAGAGGCAAAACATAATAGGGGGGATTCCAGACCCTCCTCtgggaaagaagaaggagagGCCACCTCAGGGTCTGACACGGAGCTTAGTGTTaccaaaaggataaaaaaacaATCCAATTCCTCGGAGGGCTTTTTGGGTTCTGACTGCGCGTGGAAGACAAGCAAACAGTTGTCATCTTCTGAATCTGAGAGTTCTTGTTCCAGCTCAGCAGGCACTCGAGGCAAgtcaaaaaaacacaaacatggGTTGAAAAAGACTCCTAAAAAATCACATTccaaaaaggcaaaagaaaaatcGAAAggcaaaaaggagaaaaaacacaaagtccaaaaaagaaaagaaatgtttcattgGCAGCCCCCACTTGAGTTCGGGGAAGAAGAGGACGATGAGATAAATGAAAAGCCGGTTACCAAGgatgataaaaaagaaaagcagcttaGCAGGGACATAAAGGATAAAAAACAAGTTTATGAAAAGGATGAAATATTCACAGATAAAATAGGAAATGGTGAAAAGTCGTGTGTGAATGAAAACCTTTTAGATAAAAACACCACATGTGGGGCCTCGCCAGATCACAGCAACCTTAATAAAGAGCCTATTGAAACAAGCACTTCAACTGGTATTTTAAACTCAGGAATAAACGTGGCTGCCTGCAAGAGTGAgattaaacaagaaaataacCAGAATGGGCTGGAAGATGTTATTCAGACAGATGACAACATGGAGATTTGTACTCCGGATCGTAACTCGCCAGGGAAGGTGGATGTGGATGTTTTGTCTCCTGTCATTCTCACTGCTAAACCTTTAAGTACCGGTGTAAAAAAAGAGTTACAGGTTGAGCCTCCTGAGCAAGATGCTGTCAAACTGGGAAACAACATAAGAGactttattaatattaaagaggaaaaagaaactggAAGGCAAGAAAATAACTCTGCCCCTGTGTCTGGTGCTAAAGACTGTGgtttaaaaagtgaaatttctGAAAACACACCAAGCAATATGATAGACAATAAATGGAAGCCTTTGCAAGGTGTTGGTAACTTAAAACCAGCAGCAATTAGTACGACCACAGAGGTTAAAAATGTAGCATCAGCACCAGAGCCTAAACCAGCAGGTTTAAGAATtgaaataaaggcaaaaaataaagtaaGGCCTGGGTCTCTTTTTGATGAAGTGAGGAAAACAGCCCGGCTAAATCGTCGGCCGAGGAACCAAGAAAGTTCCAGTGAGGAGGAATCTCCAAGCAGAGATGACAACAGCCCTTCCAGGAGTCTCAGCAGGTCACGAAGTAAATCTGAGTCTAAATCCAGACACAGAACAAGGTCCATATCCTACAGTCACTCGAGAAGTCGATCCCGAAGTTCTACATACTCATATAG GTCCAGGAGCTACTCGAGGAGCCGGAGCCGGGGCTGGTACAGCAGGGATCGCTCCAGGAGCCGGAGCAGTTCCTACCACAGCTACAAGAGCCGTAG TCGGAGCTACAGCAGGAGCCGATCCAGGAGCAGTTCCTATGGTCACCACAGTCGATCCAG CAGGTCCTACACCTATGACAGTTACTACAGCAGGAGTCGGAGCAGGAGCAAGAGGAGCGACAGCTACCGGAGATCTCGGAGCTACGACCGGAGATCCAG gTCCTACGGCTCCGACAGCGACAGCGATCGCAGCTACTCCAACAACAGGAGCCCCAGTGAGAGCAGCAGATACAGCTGA